The genomic stretch TCGCCGACACGGTGGTCGACGCCCCTGCGGCCAGCGTGCCTACGCCGGCGCTGCCGACCTTGGTGGTGCCCGCGTAGAAGGTCACGGAGGTCGCTGCGGCGGCCGCGGTGCCGGCGTTCCTGACCGTGGCCGACAGCGTGATCGCGTCGGTCTCCACCGGCGCGGCCGGAGCCGAGGCCAAGGTGGACACGGTCAGGTCGGGGTTGGCCGCGGCGGTGCCGAAGATCTGGAACTCGGCCACCTGGCCGCCCGGCGCGCCGGAGTTGGCGGTGATCTGCAGGCGGACGTCGGCGACCCTGGCGGTCACCGGGATCGTCACCGAGTTCCCGGTCGCGGGGTCGAACGTGTAGGCGGCCGAGGGGACCAGTGTGGTGAAGCCGGTCGCGCTCTGCTCGCGGCCGAGGACCTGGATGGTCTGCGTGCGACTGGCCCACACGGGGTCGGGATTGAGCGTGAGCGTGATCGACGTCAGGTCGGCGTTCGCGCCCAGCTGCACGGTGAGCGTGTTGGGGTAGGCGCCGCCTTCCCAGTAGGTCTGGACGTTGTTGTCGTTGGCGTTCGCGGCCGCGTACGTGTGCGTGTGCGAGGAGGCGGAGATCGGTTTGCCGAGGGCCAGGTTGGCGCCCGTGTCCGGAGCACTGCCCCAGACCTCGAACTCGGACAGCTGACCGGCCGGCCAGCCAGCGTTGGCGGTGATCTGCAGCCGGACGTACCGGGTGGTCGTCCCGGTGACAGTGACGGTCGCGGCCGGGTTGAAGGTGTAGGTGGCCGAGGCTGCGATGGTGGTGAAGCTGGAGCCGTTCGTGCTGCCCTGGACGGTCAGCGTCTGCGTCCGGCTGGGCCATCCGGACGGGAGCTTGAGCACGAGCCTGTTGACGCTCGCGGCCGTGCCGAGATCGACCTGGACCCACTGCGGGAAGGCGTTGTTGGCCGACTCCCAGTAGGTGGCCTGGTTGCCGTCGGTCACGTTGGCGGCGGGGTACACGTCGGTGTGGCTGCTCGCGGTGGCGGTCTTGCCGGCCGCGAGATTCGTGTCGGCCGCGGCCTGGGCAGGCGCGGCCCAGGGAGCGGTCACGAGTCCGATGGCTAACGAAAGGGCGGCTAACAGAGCTCTCATGGGGGTGGCCCTTCGGCGGGTACGGCGGATGGCCGAACCATAGGATGTCGAGCAGATGGCCGCAATATTTCGATGAGATTGCGCAAATCCACGACTAACAGGAGGTGTGAGCTTCCGTCCGTCGGTGCTGGTCAGAAAGCGGATGGGAGCCGGAAATCCGCTGTGGGCGCCGCGCAAGGCGTGACGTTCGCTCAACGTAAGCCATTGCAAGCGCTTGCGTGCCAGGCCGTATAGTTTGCGCATGACACGACGACTCGCAGAGGTGGCGAAGAAGGTCGGAGTGAGTGAGGCGACCGTCAGTCGCGTGCTCAACGGCAAGCCCGGGGTCTCCGACGCGACCCGCGAGGCCGTGCTGACCGCGCTCGACGTGCTCGGCTACGAGCGCCCCACCCAGCTGCGCGGCGACCGGGCCAGGCTGGTCGGCCTGGTGCTCCCCGAACTGCAGAACCCGATCTTCCCCGCCTTCGCGGAAGTGGTCGGCGGCGCCCTGGCGCAGCAGGGCTTCACCTCGGTGCTCTGCACGCGCACGGTCGGCGGTGTCTCCGAGGCCGACTACGTGGACCTGCTGCTCCAGCAGCAGGTCAGCGGCGTGGTCTTCGCCGGCGGCCTGTACGCGCAGGCCGACGCCGCGCACGGGCACTACGAGCTGCTGCACGAGCGCAAGCTGCCCACGGTCCTGGTCAACGCGGCCGTCCAGCACCTCGACTTCCCGCAGGTGTCGTGCGACGACGTGGTGGCGGCCGAGATCGCGGTCGCGCATCTCCGCGCGCTCGGCCACGAGCGGATCGGCATGGTGCTCGGGCCGAAGGACCACATGCCGTCGCGGCGCAAGCTGGAGACGTTCCTGGCCGAGGGCGGCGACGCCGGGCTGGTCGAGCACACGATGTTCTCGCTGGAGGGCGGCCACGCGGCCGCCGCCAGGCTGGTCAAGCGGGGTGTGACCGGCGTGGTGTGCGCCAGCGACCTGCTCGCGCTCGGCACCGTGCGCGCGTCCCGCCGTGCCGGGCTCGCCGTGCCCGGCGACATCTCGGTCATCGGCTTCGACGACTCGGCGCTGATGAACTGCACCGAGCCGCCGCTGACCACGGTCCGCCAGCCGATCGACGCCATGGGCAGGGCCGCGGTGGACCTGCTGGTGGCGCAGATCGACAAGGCGGCGGTGCCGGCGGACGAGCTGCTGTTCGAGCCCGAACTGGTAGTCCGCGCCTCCACCGCCCGAGCCACCACCTGACGCCCGCCCCGCCGCGGCACCCAGCGGACGGATCCCCGGCCCTCACCCATCCCTCCCACCGAAGGACCTCCGCCTGTGCGAGCGGTGGGAGCGTCGCGCTCTGCCTCCATCCTTTCCCTCAAGGGACCCCGGCCCGTGCGGAGGTCACGGGTACTACGGTAGGCGCGTAACTCAGTCGTTATCTTGCAATAGGCAGTCGAAATATTGCGCACTTCGGTCGCCGATCCTATGGTGTGGGCACCTCGCATCAGAAGGGTCAGACCATGCGGAGATCCACCGGCCTCTTAATCGCATCCGTGATCGGCGTCTCGGCCACCGCCTGCGGGTCCAGCGAAGCGCCCTCGTCGTCATCCGCGAACTCCGTGACGATCACGGTGGCCTGCCGGCCCGCCAAATCCGCGCCCAAGGAGCGGCAGGCCTGGAACGCGGACGTGGCCGAGTTCATGAAGGCGCACCCCGGCGTGACGGTCAAGAGCACGGACCAGCAGCCGTGCTTCGACCCCAAGACGTTCGGCCCCAAACTGGCGGGCGGCCAGATGGAGACCGTCTTCGTGGTGCCCGTCACCAACTACGACGACGTCATCGCCCAGGGCCAGGCACTCGACGTCACCCCGTACACCAGCACGATCAAGAACTGGAACGACCTGCGCCCCGACGTACGCGAGCTGGTCACCAAGGACGGCAAGGTGTACGGCGTCCCCAACGTGCACTACAGCGTCGGCCTGGTCTACAACCGCGCCCTGTTCACCAAGGCCGGCCTCGACCCGAACACTCCGCCCAAGACGTGGGCCGAGGTCCGCGAGGCGGCGAAGAAGATAGCCGCTCTCGGCCCCGGCTTCGTCGGCTACGGCGAGTACTCCGGCGGCAACACCGGCGGCTGGCACTTCACCCAGGCCATCTACGGCCGCGGCGGCGCCATCCTGACCCCGGACAACAAGAAGGCGGCGTTCAACTCGCCCGAGGGCAAGGCCGTGCTGCAGAACCTGCACGACATGCGCTGGGTCGACAACAGCATGGGCAGCAAGCTCCTCGTCGGCTGGGAGTCGCTGATGATGGCGATGGGCAGCGGCAAGGTCGGCATGATGCTCGGCGCCCCCGACGTGGTCACGGACGTGGTCAACAAGTTCAAGGGCAACGTCGCCGACTACGGCATCACCGGCTTCCCCGAGGCCAAGGCGTCGCTGAGCGGCGGCGAGGCGTACATGATCAACCCGAAGGCCACGCCCGAGCAGGCCAAGGCCGGCATGGCGTGGATCGACTTCCGCTTCAACACCGTCGGCAAGGGCCGCTTCGACTTCGCCCGCGGCAAGGCCAACGGCAACCCGGTCGGCGTGCCCGACAACGACGTGTACGGCGACTCGCCCACCGGCAAGGCCATCCAGGCCGACCGGGTGAAGAACGCCTCGCTGCCGGTCACGAACTACGAGCCGTACGTGCAGGCCGCGGCCACCATCCCGCCGAAGGCCGAGCCCGTGCACGCGCAGGAGCTGTACGCCATCCTCGACGTGGTCATGTCAGGTGTGCTGAGCCGGAAGGACGCCAACATCGACCAGCTGCTGGCCGACGCCGAGACCAAGACCAACACGATGCTGGCGGCCAAGGGCTGACCTTGAAAGACATGGTGAGGCGCAATCTGACGGCCTACGGGTTCCTCTGCGCGGCGCTGTTCTGCTTCACGGTGTTCGCCTGGTATCCGATGGTCAGGGAGTTCATTCTGAGCTTCCAGAAGACCGACCTGATCAACCCGCCGACCTGGGTGGGACTGGACAACTTCAAGGCCGCCGTCCAGGACCCGGCCTTCGGCGAGGCCTGGCTGAACACCGTGGAGTTCACGGTGCTGGCACTGCTGTGCGGCTATGCCGTGCCGTTCGTCGTCGCGCTCGTGCTCAACGAGCTGCGCCACGCCCGCGCCTACCTGAGGTTCGTGGTCTACCTGCCGGTCATGCTGCCGCCGATCGTGGCCGTGCTGCTGTTCCAGTGGTTCTACGATCCGGGGCCCGGGCTGTTCAACCAGATACTCGGCTTCTTCCATCTGCCGCCGCTGGCCTGGCTGGACAGCTCGTCGACCGCGCTGATCTCGCTGGTCCTCGTCTCCACGTGGATGAACATGGGCAGCGCGACCCTGATCTACCTGGCCGCGCTGCAGAACATCCCACCCGAGTTGTACGAGGCCGCCGAGCTCGACGGGGCCGGGATCCTCAAGCGCGTCCGGCACGTCACGATCCCGCAGACGCGGCTGATCCTGCTGCTCATGCTGATGCTGCAGATCGTGGCGACCATGCAGGTGTTCATCGAGCCGTACATGCTCACCGGCGGCGGCCCGGAGAACGCGACCGTGAGCGTGGCGTACCTGATGTATCAGTTCGCCTTCTCGCAGATGAACTACGGCCAGGCCGGGGCGCTCGGCATGCTGCTCATGCTCGCCCTGCTCGTCTTCGCCGCCGTCCAGCTCCGCACCACCCGGGAGGACAAGCCGTGATCGCCATCGGCGCGGACGTGGCGGCCAGGCGCAGACGCAAGAGGGCGCCGAAGCCCATTCACGTGCAGTTCCGCACGATCGTCTCGCCGCACCAGCTCAACAGCCGGTGGGGGCGGCGGATCTACTGGCTCGTCCTGGTCGCGGTCGTCGTCCTGTTCACCCTGGCCTTCGTCTTCCCGCTCTACTGGATGATCACCGGCGCCATGAAGACGCCGGAGGAGATCGCCGAGATGCCGCCGACGCTCTTCCCTGAGGATCCGGCGTTCGGCAACTTCTTCGAGGCGTGGGAGCTGTTCGACATCGGCACGCTGCTGGCGAACACCGCCTACTACTCGCTGGGAGCCTGGCTGTTCTGCATGGCGGTGGACGTCACGGCGGCGTACGCGCTGTCGAAGCTGCGGCCGATGTTCGGCAACGTCATCCTCGGCGCGATGCTGGCCACGCTGATGATCCCGCCGATGGTGATCCTCATCCCGCTCTACGTCACCATCGTGGACCTGGGATTGCTCAACAATCCATGGGGGTTGTGGTTCCCCGCGGCGGCCAACGGCTTCAACATCTTCCTGCTCAAGCGGTTCTTCGACTCCATACCGCGGGAGCTGATCGAGGCGGCGCAGATCGACGGCGCGGGGCCGCTGCGGGTCCTGTGGTCGGTGGTGCTGCCGGTCTCCAGGCCGATCCTCGGTGTGGTGTCCATCTTCACGATCGTCACCGCGTTCAAGGACTTCGTCCTGCCGCTGCTGGTCATGACCGACAGCGAGAAGATGACGATCAGCGTGGGCCTGTCGCAGACGGCCGGGGCGGTGACCCAGAACCAGGTCATGGGCGGCCTCGTCATCGCCGGCATCCCCATGATCATCGTTTTCTTCGTCTTCCAACGGCACATCATGGCGGGACTCACCGCCGGGAGCATCAAGGGATGAGCGCATGTCGCAAACGTGGTGGCGGGGGGCCGCGATTTACCAGGTCTACCTGCGGAGTTTCGCCGACGGGAACGGTGACGGCGTGGGTGACCTCGCCGGCCTGCGCTCCCGCCTGCCGTACCTGAAAGACCTCGGGATCGACGCGATCTGGCTCAACCCGTGGTATCCGTCGCCGATGGCCGACGGCGGCTACGACGTGGCCGACTACCGCGACATCGAGCCGGTCTTCGGCACGCTGGCCGAGGCCGGGCGGTTCATCGAGGAGGCACACGAGCTCGACATCAAGGTCATCATCGACGTGGTGCCGAACCACAGCTCGACGCGGAGCGCCTGGTTCCAGGAGGCGCTGGCGGACCCGGCGGCCCGCGACCGGTTCTGGTTCGCCGACGAGCCGCCGAACGACTGGCAGTCGATCTTCGGTGGGCCGGCCTGGACACAGGTGCCCGACGGGCAGTGGTA from Nonomuraea polychroma encodes the following:
- a CDS encoding LacI family DNA-binding transcriptional regulator, with protein sequence MTRRLAEVAKKVGVSEATVSRVLNGKPGVSDATREAVLTALDVLGYERPTQLRGDRARLVGLVLPELQNPIFPAFAEVVGGALAQQGFTSVLCTRTVGGVSEADYVDLLLQQQVSGVVFAGGLYAQADAAHGHYELLHERKLPTVLVNAAVQHLDFPQVSCDDVVAAEIAVAHLRALGHERIGMVLGPKDHMPSRRKLETFLAEGGDAGLVEHTMFSLEGGHAAAARLVKRGVTGVVCASDLLALGTVRASRRAGLAVPGDISVIGFDDSALMNCTEPPLTTVRQPIDAMGRAAVDLLVAQIDKAAVPADELLFEPELVVRASTARATT
- a CDS encoding ABC transporter substrate-binding protein, with the translated sequence MIGVSATACGSSEAPSSSSANSVTITVACRPAKSAPKERQAWNADVAEFMKAHPGVTVKSTDQQPCFDPKTFGPKLAGGQMETVFVVPVTNYDDVIAQGQALDVTPYTSTIKNWNDLRPDVRELVTKDGKVYGVPNVHYSVGLVYNRALFTKAGLDPNTPPKTWAEVREAAKKIAALGPGFVGYGEYSGGNTGGWHFTQAIYGRGGAILTPDNKKAAFNSPEGKAVLQNLHDMRWVDNSMGSKLLVGWESLMMAMGSGKVGMMLGAPDVVTDVVNKFKGNVADYGITGFPEAKASLSGGEAYMINPKATPEQAKAGMAWIDFRFNTVGKGRFDFARGKANGNPVGVPDNDVYGDSPTGKAIQADRVKNASLPVTNYEPYVQAAATIPPKAEPVHAQELYAILDVVMSGVLSRKDANIDQLLADAETKTNTMLAAKG
- a CDS encoding carbohydrate ABC transporter permease, which encodes MVRRNLTAYGFLCAALFCFTVFAWYPMVREFILSFQKTDLINPPTWVGLDNFKAAVQDPAFGEAWLNTVEFTVLALLCGYAVPFVVALVLNELRHARAYLRFVVYLPVMLPPIVAVLLFQWFYDPGPGLFNQILGFFHLPPLAWLDSSSTALISLVLVSTWMNMGSATLIYLAALQNIPPELYEAAELDGAGILKRVRHVTIPQTRLILLLMLMLQIVATMQVFIEPYMLTGGGPENATVSVAYLMYQFAFSQMNYGQAGALGMLLMLALLVFAAVQLRTTREDKP
- a CDS encoding carbohydrate ABC transporter permease, which gives rise to MIAIGADVAARRRRKRAPKPIHVQFRTIVSPHQLNSRWGRRIYWLVLVAVVVLFTLAFVFPLYWMITGAMKTPEEIAEMPPTLFPEDPAFGNFFEAWELFDIGTLLANTAYYSLGAWLFCMAVDVTAAYALSKLRPMFGNVILGAMLATLMIPPMVILIPLYVTIVDLGLLNNPWGLWFPAAANGFNIFLLKRFFDSIPRELIEAAQIDGAGPLRVLWSVVLPVSRPILGVVSIFTIVTAFKDFVLPLLVMTDSEKMTISVGLSQTAGAVTQNQVMGGLVIAGIPMIIVFFVFQRHIMAGLTAGSIKG